The genomic DNA TCGTCCGGCTGCTGGTTGCCGACCGCAAGATTGCTTTCATGACCAGCTTTTTTGGCGTGGTCGACCTGCTTGCGATCTTACCGTTCTACCTCTCGTTTGGCTTCGACCTGCGTTCGATTCGAGCGCTCCGGCTGCTGCGACTGTTCTGGATGTTGAAACTGGTACGCTACAGTCGAGCCATCCAACGGTTTCACCGCGCGTTCTTGATCTCGCGCGAGGAAATTGTCCTGTTCTTCTTCGTCACGGTGATCTTGCTGTATCTCGCGTCGGTGGGAATCTATCACTTTGAACACGCTGCCCAACCGGAAGCCTTTGCATCGGTGTTCCATTGCCTTTGGTGGGCCGTCGTCACGCTGACAACGGTTGGCTACGGAGACGTCTACCCGATCACGGCTGGCGGGCGAATCTTCACGTTCGCAATTCTGTTGATTGGCCTCGGCGTCGTTTCGGTTCCCGCTGGATTAGTCGCATCGGCGCTCGCCCAAGCCCGCGAGATGGAATCCGAATAAATCACGGCGCGTTGGAGGCGACCGAGCGTTGGCTGGCTGTCGCCTTGGAAGTTGTTCCGTTTGGCAGCGTTTGTGGGAAGTGTAGAATCGACAGCCAAGCCACCTTCGCTTGCTTCGGTCCCCGGGGGGGGGCGGAACCTTCTTAAAGTCAGGTACTTGTTAAATCGTGCTTTCAGTCATCGTTACCTTGATCGCTGTCGGAGTGTTCATCGCCGGCGTGCGATCGCTCCATTCGCTCAAGCGGCTCGACGAAGCAACGGGCGCGGAACGCTCCGACCCGTTTTACACGTCGGTTGCTCTGCTCTTCTCGAC from Rosistilla carotiformis includes the following:
- a CDS encoding ion transporter, with amino-acid sequence MPTLKDIVERSDTPIGRVFDLSIQFFIILSLIAFSVETLPGLDPGWARLLHFFEIASITVFSVEYLVRLLVADRKIAFMTSFFGVVDLLAILPFYLSFGFDLRSIRALRLLRLFWMLKLVRYSRAIQRFHRAFLISREEIVLFFFVTVILLYLASVGIYHFEHAAQPEAFASVFHCLWWAVVTLTTVGYGDVYPITAGGRIFTFAILLIGLGVVSVPAGLVASALAQAREMESE